A window of the Gossypium arboreum isolate Shixiya-1 chromosome 2, ASM2569848v2, whole genome shotgun sequence genome harbors these coding sequences:
- the LOC108465891 gene encoding transcription factor UPBEAT1-like — protein MGISPFPLLSLDCNDQMSKSKRRLKVKKQRVWGKTVKRHWRCRRKSRSMLMKRIPKGCTRTLNPFQKKVKTLKKLIPNKESMGLGGLFRDIAEYIMCLQMRVKVMQIMVKVLTGSNE, from the coding sequence ATGGGAATTTCTCCATTTCCCCTACTTTCATTAGATTGCAATGACCAAATGTCTAAGTCCAAGAGAAGGTTGAAAGTTAAGAAGCAGAGAGTCTGGGGGAAAACTGTAAAGCGCCATTGGAGATGCAGAAGAAAGTCCAGAAGCATGTTAATGAAGAGAATACCAAAAGGTTGTACAAGGACTTTGAACCCTTTCCAAAAGAAGGTTAAAACCCTGAAGAAGCTGATTCCCAACAAGGAATCCATGGGTTTGGGTGGTCTTTTCAGGGACATAGCTGAATATATTATGTGTTTGCAAATGAGGGTTAAAGTGATGCAGATTATGGTCAAAGTTCTGACAGGTTCTAATGAGTGA
- the LOC108462590 gene encoding uncharacterized protein LOC108462590 — translation MVRVATYFGMSLGAFVFWQSMEKVHVWIALHQDEKKERLNSEAEIRRMREELLHQAKQNERLA, via the exons ATGGTGAGAGTAGCCACCTACTTTGGAATGTCATTAGGCGCCTTCGTTTTCTGGCAATCTATGGAAAAAGTCCACGTTTGGATCGCTCTCCACCAAGACGAGAAG AAAGAGAGACTGAATAGTGAAGCGGAGATCAGGAGAATGAGGGAGGAGCTGCTTCATCAAGCCAAGCAGAATGAGCGTCTCGCGTAA